The DNA sequence CCAGAACGCGTGCCCGCATCCAGCGCCGTCAGGATGAACAGCGCTTCAAACAGAATCCCGAAGTGATACCAGAATCCCATGTTGGCGCTGGGGATAATCTGATGGAACACATGCGCAATCCCTACCGCCAGCGTCGGTGCGCCACCGGCGCGGTTCAGTACCGACGGCTCGCCGATGTCTTTCGCGGTTTGCAGAATCTGCTCCGGTGAAATCACAAAGCCCCAGGCGCTGACTGTTGCCGCCGCCTGCGCGGTAACGCCCTGCAACTGCGCCATGATAGCCGGGGCGTTAGCGCCGCCAAGCTCGTGCAGGTTCGGCATGGTGATACCCAGACCGACCGGCGGGGTGTTCATGGCGAAATACAAACCCGGCTCGATAATCGACGCGGCCACCAGCGCCATGATGGCGACAAACGACTCCATCAGCATCGCACCGTAACCGATAAAGCGGGCATCGGTTTCGTTCGCCAGCAGTTTCGGCGTGGTGCCGGACGCAATCAGCGCATGGAAGCCGGATACCGCGCCACAGGCGATGGTAATAAACAGGAACGGGAACAGCGCACCTTTCCACACCGGGCCAGTACCGTCGATAAACTGCGTCATGGACGGCATTTTCAGCTCAGGGTTGATGATGACGATGCCGATAGCCAGACCGACGATCACCCCGATTTTCAGGAACGTCGCCAGATAGTCACGCGGTGCCAGAATCAACCATACCGGCAGCAGCGCCGAGATAAACGCATAACCGATCAGCGCAAAGGTGATGGTGGTGTCTTTGAAGGTCAACGCCGGGCCCCAGTACGGGTCATGGGCGATAACACCGCCAAGCCAAATCGCCAGCAGCAACAGCACGATGCCGATGACAGACACTTCCCCCACCCGGCCAGGGCGCAGAAAGCGCATATAAATGCCCATAAACAGCGCAATCGGCACGGTGGAGCAGACGGTAAACACACCCCATGGGCTTTCCGCCAGCGCTTTCACCACGATCAACGCCAGCACCGCCAGGATGATTATCATAATCAGGAAGCAGCCGAACAGCGCGATGGTGCCGGGCACCGGCCCCATTTCCTCTTTGATCATTTCACCGAGCGACACCCCGTTGCGGCGGGTGGACATAAACAGCACCATAAAGTCCTGTACTGCGCCTGCCAGCACCACACCCGCCAGCAGCCACAGCGTGCCGGGCAGGTAGCCCATTTGCGCGGCCAGTACCGGCCCGACCAGCGGGCCCGCGCCTGCGATAGCGGCAAAATGGTGGCCGAACAACACGTTGCGGTTAGTCGGCACATAGTTCAGCCCGTCGTTATTCACCACTGCGGGCGTCGCGCGATTGGCGTCAAGCTGCATCACCTGACGAGCGATATACAGGCTGTAATAACGGTAGGCGACAAGATAGACGGCCACCGACGCTACGACTATCCACATGGCACTTACGTGCTCGCCACGGCGCAATGCCACTACGCCCAGACAACACGCCCCGATGAACCCCAGCAATACCCAGGGTAGGTGTTTAAGCAGTTTATCCTTCATCACGCTCTCTCTTGTTATGGTCGCTTGTTGATGATGTCTGTATTAATGATGTCTTTATTAATGATGCAGTTATGTAGAGTGACTGTAATCAGCCCCTCTATCACATGACAGGGAATTTTGGATAAGTGGTCGGATAAGCGTATGACCGGTCATATAGCGGGATAAGCGGCAGCCCATCGGCAAAGACAGGATAGCCCCCGACAGAGCGTGAACCTTGCGACTGGCACGGCAACCGTTGCGGTTGCCGCCTGAGGTGTGAGAACAGCGCGGCGGGCGACTTAGCCTTTCAAGCCAAGCAGTTGCTTGAGGGTTTTCAGATAGCGGCGACTGACCGGCAGCGTCTGCCCGCTTTTCAG is a window from the Dickeya lacustris genome containing:
- a CDS encoding carbon starvation CstA family protein yields the protein MKDKLLKHLPWVLLGFIGACCLGVVALRRGEHVSAMWIVVASVAVYLVAYRYYSLYIARQVMQLDANRATPAVVNNDGLNYVPTNRNVLFGHHFAAIAGAGPLVGPVLAAQMGYLPGTLWLLAGVVLAGAVQDFMVLFMSTRRNGVSLGEMIKEEMGPVPGTIALFGCFLIMIIILAVLALIVVKALAESPWGVFTVCSTVPIALFMGIYMRFLRPGRVGEVSVIGIVLLLLAIWLGGVIAHDPYWGPALTFKDTTITFALIGYAFISALLPVWLILAPRDYLATFLKIGVIVGLAIGIVIINPELKMPSMTQFIDGTGPVWKGALFPFLFITIACGAVSGFHALIASGTTPKLLANETDARFIGYGAMLMESFVAIMALVAASIIEPGLYFAMNTPPVGLGITMPNLHELGGANAPAIMAQLQGVTAQAAATVSAWGFVISPEQILQTAKDIGEPSVLNRAGGAPTLAVGIAHVFHQIIPSANMGFWYHFGILFEALFILTALDAGTRSGRFMLQDLLGNFVPFLKKTDSLIAGIIGTAGCVGLWGYLLYQGVVDPLGGVKSLWPLFGISNQMLAAVALVLGTVVLIKMKRTRYIWVTMLPAIWLLICTTWALVLKLFSNNPQMEGFLYLARVYKQRIAEGTNLSEQQIANMHHIVVNNYTNAVLSVLFLVVVYSIIFYGIRTALAVRNRPARSDRETPYVPVPEGGVKISSHH